The Spirosoma foliorum genome has a window encoding:
- a CDS encoding nitrilase-related carbon-nitrogen hydrolase, which yields MSYKALALQLTCQTVNSCQTRDEAEAVMLKTIARIEQQIAASIGLLGRETLLVVAPEHFLTGGPINETIEQWREKAALEIDGPIYEAISAMVQRQQVYFSGNVYEQDSFFPELYFQTSFIMGPNGDVLLRYRRLNAMYIPTPHDVWELYLDAYGYDSLFPVVKTNIGNLACIASEEILYPEVARCLSMRGAEVLIHSTSEAGSPLLTQKNVAKLARATENMAYVVSANSGGLVGSPLPGGTVDGGSKIIDPKGIVLAEAAYGESIVANADIDLAALREFRQRPALTNLLARQRFELYAESYAKQSVYPPDTLLGQPAERQHFLRTQQEVIKKLYN from the coding sequence ATGTCATACAAAGCCCTGGCACTTCAGCTAACCTGTCAAACCGTCAATTCCTGCCAGACCCGCGATGAAGCCGAAGCCGTAATGCTCAAAACCATCGCGCGGATTGAACAACAAATTGCTGCATCTATTGGCTTGCTGGGGCGTGAGACATTACTTGTTGTAGCACCTGAACATTTTCTGACGGGTGGTCCTATTAACGAAACTATAGAGCAATGGCGCGAAAAGGCGGCTCTGGAGATCGATGGCCCCATTTATGAGGCCATCAGTGCTATGGTGCAGCGACAGCAGGTTTATTTTTCGGGTAATGTGTATGAGCAGGATTCATTCTTTCCGGAACTGTACTTTCAGACTAGCTTTATTATGGGGCCCAATGGCGATGTGCTACTCCGCTACCGACGCCTGAATGCCATGTATATTCCCACACCTCACGACGTTTGGGAGCTGTATCTGGATGCGTATGGATATGATTCATTGTTCCCGGTCGTGAAAACAAACATTGGGAATCTGGCCTGTATTGCGTCAGAGGAAATCCTTTATCCCGAAGTTGCTCGTTGTTTGTCGATGCGTGGTGCCGAAGTGTTAATTCATTCGACCTCAGAAGCGGGCAGCCCGCTATTGACTCAGAAAAATGTGGCAAAACTGGCCAGAGCCACCGAGAATATGGCCTACGTCGTGTCGGCTAATTCGGGCGGCTTAGTCGGTAGTCCGCTTCCAGGCGGCACAGTTGATGGGGGATCTAAAATCATCGACCCCAAAGGTATCGTACTTGCCGAAGCGGCTTATGGCGAAAGTATCGTCGCGAATGCGGATATCGACCTGGCGGCCCTCCGGGAATTCCGCCAGCGACCTGCGCTAACTAATCTGCTGGCTCGCCAACGGTTTGAACTATACGCTGAGAGTTACGCTAAACAAAGCGTGTATCCGCCCGACACCTTATTGGGCCAACCTGCCGAGCGGCAACATTTCCTACGGACTCAACAGGAAGTGATTAAGAAGCTTTATAATTAG
- a CDS encoding AI-2E family transporter has protein sequence MAAESRPHYHQFSHSLLALAILTAGIYLGQDILVPLAMAGLIAVLLRPVENRLIKWGIPKVVAISLALLLAIVVVSGLTILMSMQLSDFADDLPKIRQNLNDFFHDVKRWVRREYNVSYRQQDKYLQKAQAQTLDSLQSSDTLGFVTGPLGTLTLIPIYVFLLLYYRTMLLHFVIILFSDKHTERVREVLGEVKSVIQSYMVGLLIETACVAALNSVGLLILNVQYAVLLGIMAAILNLIPYIGGLVATLLTVLITFSNNPEVSVILGVIGIFLLVQFIDNNVFVPLIVASKVRVNALVSIVGVLIGGALAGVSGMFLSIPAIAIMKVIFDRVDSLRPWGVLLGDQTPEDKGNNLFRLPKRRAKPKVVEE, from the coding sequence ATGGCTGCTGAATCGCGCCCGCACTACCATCAATTTTCACACTCGCTGCTTGCGCTGGCCATTTTAACCGCCGGAATTTATTTAGGACAGGATATTCTGGTACCCCTCGCCATGGCGGGCCTGATTGCCGTTTTGCTCCGCCCCGTCGAAAACCGACTCATAAAATGGGGTATACCCAAAGTTGTTGCCATTAGTCTGGCCTTGCTGCTAGCCATTGTTGTAGTATCGGGCCTAACGATTCTGATGTCGATGCAATTGTCCGATTTTGCAGATGACCTGCCCAAGATTCGCCAGAATCTGAATGATTTTTTCCATGATGTAAAGCGTTGGGTCCGACGTGAGTATAATGTCAGTTACCGGCAGCAGGATAAGTATCTCCAAAAAGCGCAGGCCCAAACGCTCGACAGTTTACAGAGCAGCGATACGCTGGGGTTCGTTACTGGCCCACTGGGCACGTTAACGTTAATCCCTATTTACGTCTTTTTGCTTTTGTATTACCGAACCATGCTGCTTCATTTCGTCATCATCCTTTTCTCTGATAAGCACACCGAGCGGGTTCGTGAAGTATTGGGCGAGGTCAAATCCGTTATTCAGAGTTACATGGTTGGGCTACTCATTGAAACGGCGTGTGTAGCAGCTCTCAATTCAGTTGGACTACTCATATTAAACGTACAATACGCTGTCTTACTGGGAATTATGGCAGCCATCTTGAACCTTATCCCTTACATTGGGGGCTTGGTCGCTACACTCTTAACCGTACTGATCACCTTTAGTAACAATCCCGAGGTATCGGTCATTTTAGGCGTTATTGGTATTTTTCTGTTGGTTCAATTCATCGACAACAATGTATTCGTGCCGCTTATTGTAGCCTCGAAAGTCCGGGTAAACGCGCTCGTTTCCATTGTGGGGGTTCTGATTGGTGGCGCGCTAGCAGGCGTATCTGGCATGTTTTTATCTATACCAGCCATTGCCATCATGAAAGTAATTTTCGACCGGGTCGATAGTCTGCGTCCCTGGGGTGTGTTACTGGGCGATCAAACGCCTGAAGATAAAGGCAACAATCTGTTTCGACTCCCTAAACGCCGAGCTAAACCTAAGGTGGTTGAAGAGTAA
- a CDS encoding L-threonylcarbamoyladenylate synthase, producing MSLSIRDIAYQLRQGQLIAIADETGWSIAADPINDVAVGQLLTLRNIMPKELQPTVLIPKTDLLGLYVAKVPDVAYDLVEFAENPLTVIYDQVKNLSPVFWQTLAESKANSDGVPVTEEIAVRRVLNDDIQRLVSSFGRGLLSIPFESLVLPPAAEALVTIRFGTLPGMPKRPRIMRLKVNGEVSFIRK from the coding sequence ATGAGCTTATCTATTCGCGATATCGCCTATCAACTGCGGCAGGGGCAGCTGATCGCCATTGCCGACGAAACGGGTTGGTCGATTGCGGCCGACCCGATTAATGATGTGGCTGTTGGTCAACTGCTTACCTTAAGGAATATAATGCCTAAGGAGCTTCAGCCAACGGTGCTTATCCCCAAGACCGATCTGCTGGGCCTGTATGTGGCTAAAGTTCCCGATGTTGCCTATGATTTGGTCGAATTTGCCGAAAATCCGTTGACGGTTATCTACGATCAGGTTAAAAATCTGTCGCCGGTATTCTGGCAAACACTGGCAGAGTCCAAAGCAAATAGCGATGGTGTTCCGGTAACGGAAGAAATAGCCGTTCGGCGCGTCTTGAACGATGATATACAACGACTGGTTAGCAGTTTTGGGCGCGGGTTGCTTTCGATTCCGTTTGAGTCGTTAGTACTGCCACCTGCCGCCGAAGCACTCGTTACGATACGGTTTGGAACCCTCCCTGGTATGCCTAAACGACCACGTATTATGCGGTTGAAAGTAAATGGGGAAGTTAGTTTTATACGAAAATAA
- a CDS encoding CCA tRNA nucleotidyltransferase, whose amino-acid sequence MNFSETLHKNPIFDTIAQEADNLGLQAYVIGGFVRDLILGRPSKDIDVVCIGSGIELAEAVGKALRTNVSVFPNFGTAMLRADQSEDAWEVEFVGARKESYRSESRKPIVEDGTLEDDQNRRDFTINAMGISLSTTNFGDLLDPFDGLKDIKRKLIRTPLAPDITFSDDPLRMMRAIRFASQLGFDIEPDTFEAIIRMSERIDILSRERVTDELNKIILSPTPSYGFKLLYHAGLLERIFPELIALKGVETIEGKGHKDNFYHTLQVLDNVANRAKSIHETIAPENELWLRWAALLHDIAKPATKRFDAKVGWTFHGHEDMGARWVPGIFRTMKLPLNEHMRFVQKLVRLHLRPIALTKEQITDSALRRLLFDAGDDLEGLMALCRADITSKNYERVQKHLRNFDRVERKLHDLEERDKLRNFQPVITGELIMETFGLPPSKEVGELKTVLREAILDGLVPNSLEAAYPFLLEEGRKRGLTKKV is encoded by the coding sequence ATGAATTTCAGCGAAACCTTACATAAGAATCCGATTTTTGACACCATTGCCCAAGAGGCCGACAATCTTGGTTTACAGGCTTATGTCATTGGCGGTTTCGTGCGCGACCTGATTTTAGGCCGCCCATCGAAAGACATTGACGTCGTTTGCATCGGCAGTGGTATCGAACTCGCTGAAGCAGTAGGGAAGGCCTTACGAACCAATGTTTCCGTGTTCCCGAACTTCGGGACGGCTATGCTTCGGGCTGACCAGAGTGAAGATGCCTGGGAGGTTGAATTTGTGGGAGCCCGCAAGGAATCGTACCGTAGTGAATCGCGTAAACCGATTGTGGAAGATGGTACGTTGGAAGACGACCAGAATCGCCGGGATTTTACGATTAACGCTATGGGAATCAGCCTGTCCACGACTAATTTTGGGGATTTACTTGATCCATTTGACGGGCTAAAAGATATTAAGCGTAAACTCATTCGGACGCCCCTCGCGCCCGATATTACCTTTTCGGACGATCCGCTGCGCATGATGCGGGCTATTCGCTTTGCTTCGCAGTTGGGATTCGACATTGAGCCCGATACGTTCGAGGCCATCATTCGGATGAGCGAGCGGATCGATATCCTTTCGCGGGAGCGCGTCACTGATGAGTTAAATAAGATTATTCTATCGCCCACGCCTTCGTATGGCTTTAAGCTGTTGTATCATGCGGGTTTGCTGGAGCGGATATTCCCTGAACTGATTGCGCTCAAGGGTGTTGAAACCATTGAAGGGAAGGGACATAAGGATAATTTTTACCATACCCTTCAGGTGCTTGATAATGTGGCCAATCGGGCCAAGTCGATCCACGAAACCATTGCTCCGGAAAACGAGCTTTGGCTACGCTGGGCAGCTTTGTTGCACGATATTGCCAAACCGGCTACCAAGCGCTTTGATGCGAAAGTTGGCTGGACATTTCACGGACACGAAGACATGGGCGCTCGGTGGGTGCCAGGTATTTTTCGTACCATGAAACTGCCCCTCAACGAACACATGCGGTTTGTGCAGAAACTTGTGCGGCTACACCTGCGACCCATTGCGCTCACCAAAGAGCAAATCACCGATTCAGCCCTGCGCCGACTATTGTTCGATGCTGGAGATGATTTGGAAGGACTCATGGCACTTTGTCGGGCAGATATTACGTCGAAAAATTACGAGCGTGTACAAAAGCACCTCCGTAATTTCGACCGGGTTGAACGCAAATTGCATGATCTTGAAGAACGGGATAAACTCCGTAATTTTCAGCCTGTTATTACCGGCGAGCTGATTATGGAAACCTTTGGTTTGCCTCCGTCGAAAGAGGTAGGTGAATTAAAAACCGTGCTACGGGAAGCTATTTTAGATGGCCTTGTTCCGAACTCGCTTGAGGCTGCTTACCCATTTTTACTTGAAGAAGGCCGCAAACGCGGATTAACTAAAAAAGTATGA
- a CDS encoding LytR/AlgR family response regulator transcription factor, translated as MNKLKILIIEDDLVWQLKLQMMLEQLDIGTITFASTLAEARQLLATQLPDLVVADIVMPDGITLSLLTKNYKQLPVIYQTGYSQEDFLKRALSMPYVGFLMKPFERFALQASIEILFSKIQANTLLPTSAISVIGKHKHRIDVSLESIYWIKAEGNYSILNTIDQKYVLKRSLRKIGDELSVSFIQIHKGYIININYLERIGEDEVTINHQSIPIGRKYRKALFEALRDKH; from the coding sequence ATGAATAAATTAAAAATTTTGATTATAGAAGATGATTTAGTTTGGCAACTTAAGCTCCAGATGATGTTGGAACAACTCGATATTGGGACGATAACATTTGCCAGTACCCTAGCCGAAGCCCGACAACTCTTAGCCACTCAATTGCCAGATTTGGTAGTTGCAGATATTGTGATGCCCGATGGTATTACGCTCTCTTTACTTACGAAAAACTATAAACAGTTGCCTGTTATTTATCAGACAGGTTATTCGCAGGAAGATTTTTTAAAAAGAGCTCTTTCTATGCCCTACGTTGGCTTTTTAATGAAACCATTTGAGCGGTTTGCGCTACAGGCATCGATTGAAATACTATTTTCCAAAATTCAGGCAAATACATTACTTCCAACGAGCGCAATTAGTGTCATCGGAAAGCACAAACATCGAATTGATGTATCTTTAGAATCAATTTATTGGATTAAGGCAGAGGGAAATTATTCTATACTAAATACAATTGATCAAAAATATGTCTTAAAACGATCCTTACGTAAAATAGGAGATGAATTAAGTGTTTCCTTTATTCAGATTCATAAAGGTTATATTATCAATATTAATTACCTGGAACGTATTGGAGAAGACGAAGTTACCATCAATCATCAGTCTATTCCTATCGGACGTAAATACCGGAAAGCGTTATTCGAAGCCCTGCGAGATAAACACTAG
- a CDS encoding SdrD B-like domain-containing protein, producing MKQIYSLIIWPGLIAIVLVLCNCITVNGQVKGVVFRDFDSNGIRSDTLPIEMGVAGIRVLAFVEFSKTPISTTTAADGTYSFSETSIPAGKRIRLEFTNFQAGEYNGSYGANSGTSMQFVTAPNNEADLGINYPADYCQRTDIQIVTPCYVNGNTQLTTDGDGNPVPIDKQSAGSPAIVKFSYEATGIASSTNFPPVDLANADAVGAVWALSYQRRSKKILSAAVVKRHMSFGPAGPGGIYITDVVSGSTTSFMSVSSIGIDVGDDPHANPLANLFGDKTQASTDPASMTAVGRMSFGGMDLSEDDKTLYFINLKDRKLYSLPIGSPAVAPVSATAVRAWNIPNPGCSNADFRPWALKMHHGKLYVGVICSAETSQDQKDLKATIYQVDPTLTNPTFEEVLSFPLDFRRGPADLTGTCIQYDHWLPWADTWPTPCGEGNTPYFVMYPQPMLTDLEFDDDGGMLMGFSDRFGQLSGMANHDPAGNGLYNGFTAGDLLRASNTNGQFELEQNGKSGQLTGTGVGNQEGPGGGEFFGKDNWFFIDHIAHAEVASGALSLIPGRREVITSAYDPMSNVYLSGGLKVFNTKTGNNNRDYVLYTVSPGSFGKASGLGDNKALCDPAPLSIGNRLWFDDNRNGIQDPYEPGVDGVVLTLHDMEKGGAQVATQTTHDGGQFYFTNETVPGGILYNHSYEIRMDMAQLSLLDISVNGTRPLASAGGRIAARGARQAASSLSRQYFLSPTDQSDSPDSDIRDSDATLKDNSAVIAVNTLDAGQNDFTNDLSIYTCPELTNEKDSISLCPGSVIDSISSKGTYLSQVDSVRFVLFTSPQSGTAMYTNAGTVLGTVKPDLSTGHSVLHNPGIPTTNSTSANTLLYIYALIYPMPENPACRQSGETVIVITPSVAVSATPAQLTCTEKSVALTGRAFYADGASVPNADYSWTGPNRFASSLQNPTVSSAGTYTLTGRDTNCSSNYMTTTVVIAADTIPPSLTAWGAAQACANCSATLLAETEGVSLQWTGPNGFTSTEASPVVTIPGSYTVTATERNGCSRSQTVEFLPLDNQEPCKDIRCLPLTIKRIR from the coding sequence ATGAAACAAATCTATTCATTAATCATTTGGCCTGGGTTGATCGCTATTGTTCTAGTGCTGTGCAACTGCATAACCGTCAATGGGCAGGTGAAAGGCGTCGTTTTCCGGGATTTTGATTCCAATGGTATTCGGTCCGACACGTTGCCGATTGAAATGGGTGTAGCCGGAATAAGGGTTTTAGCTTTTGTGGAATTTAGTAAAACACCGATTTCCACAACAACTGCCGCTGATGGAACCTATTCGTTTAGCGAGACAAGTATACCGGCAGGAAAACGAATTCGGCTTGAATTTACCAACTTCCAGGCAGGAGAGTATAATGGGTCATACGGGGCAAACAGTGGAACCAGTATGCAGTTTGTTACGGCTCCTAACAATGAGGCCGATTTGGGAATAAACTATCCTGCCGATTATTGTCAGCGTACAGATATTCAAATCGTTACCCCCTGTTATGTCAATGGTAATACACAACTGACCACCGATGGGGATGGTAATCCGGTTCCAATCGACAAACAATCGGCCGGGTCGCCTGCTATAGTTAAATTTTCTTATGAAGCCACCGGTATTGCCAGTTCAACTAATTTTCCACCTGTTGATCTGGCAAATGCTGACGCAGTAGGGGCTGTTTGGGCACTGTCCTATCAGCGCCGTTCGAAAAAAATTCTTAGTGCTGCCGTTGTTAAACGGCATATGAGCTTTGGCCCTGCTGGCCCTGGAGGTATTTATATCACCGATGTTGTTTCAGGAAGCACTACGTCATTTATGTCCGTCAGTTCGATAGGAATCGATGTCGGAGATGATCCACATGCCAATCCGCTGGCTAATCTGTTTGGGGATAAAACACAGGCGAGTACGGATCCTGCTTCGATGACTGCCGTGGGACGGATGAGTTTTGGTGGAATGGATTTATCCGAAGATGATAAAACGCTTTATTTTATTAACCTGAAGGACCGTAAGTTGTACAGTTTGCCGATTGGTTCGCCAGCGGTTGCTCCTGTATCGGCAACCGCTGTGCGAGCCTGGAATATTCCCAATCCAGGTTGTTCCAATGCTGATTTTCGACCGTGGGCGCTCAAAATGCATCACGGAAAGCTGTATGTTGGGGTCATTTGCTCAGCAGAAACATCGCAGGATCAGAAAGACCTGAAAGCCACTATTTATCAGGTTGATCCGACGTTGACTAACCCTACTTTTGAGGAAGTTCTATCATTTCCACTCGATTTTCGTCGTGGCCCAGCCGATTTAACGGGTACTTGTATCCAGTACGATCATTGGTTGCCCTGGGCAGATACCTGGCCAACTCCCTGTGGTGAAGGAAATACCCCTTACTTTGTTATGTATCCGCAGCCCATGCTGACAGACCTGGAGTTTGACGATGATGGCGGTATGTTGATGGGCTTTTCGGATCGATTCGGGCAATTGTCTGGAATGGCAAACCACGATCCCGCTGGCAATGGACTCTATAATGGCTTTACTGCTGGAGATTTGTTGCGGGCCAGTAATACGAACGGTCAGTTTGAGCTAGAACAGAATGGTAAATCTGGCCAACTGACAGGAACGGGCGTTGGCAATCAGGAAGGACCCGGAGGGGGCGAGTTTTTTGGTAAGGACAACTGGTTTTTTATTGACCATATCGCCCATGCTGAGGTAGCCAGTGGAGCACTGTCGCTCATACCCGGCAGACGTGAAGTCATTACATCGGCCTATGACCCCATGTCTAATGTGTATTTGTCGGGTGGGCTAAAAGTTTTTAATACAAAAACAGGTAATAACAATCGGGATTATGTTCTCTACACCGTTAGTCCCGGTTCGTTCGGAAAAGCGTCGGGGTTAGGCGATAATAAAGCCCTTTGTGATCCTGCCCCTTTGTCAATAGGAAATCGCCTTTGGTTCGATGATAATCGGAATGGCATTCAGGACCCATACGAGCCTGGTGTTGATGGTGTTGTGTTGACCCTGCATGACATGGAAAAGGGAGGAGCGCAAGTTGCGACCCAAACGACACATGATGGAGGCCAGTTTTACTTTACGAATGAGACAGTTCCAGGAGGTATTTTGTACAATCACTCCTATGAGATTCGGATGGACATGGCACAGCTATCATTGCTGGATATTTCGGTGAATGGGACCCGGCCACTAGCGTCAGCAGGAGGGCGGATAGCTGCCCGAGGAGCTCGTCAGGCTGCTTCCAGTTTGTCGCGTCAATACTTTCTTTCACCAACAGATCAGTCTGATTCCCCTGATTCGGATATTCGGGATTCGGATGCTACCCTGAAGGATAACTCGGCTGTGATTGCTGTTAACACGTTAGATGCTGGTCAGAATGACTTTACAAATGACTTGTCGATTTACACTTGTCCCGAATTAACCAATGAAAAAGACAGTATTAGCCTATGCCCAGGATCGGTTATTGATTCGATTAGCAGTAAGGGAACTTACCTGAGCCAGGTTGATTCTGTACGATTTGTTTTGTTCACCAGTCCGCAGTCTGGTACTGCCATGTATACGAATGCAGGTACTGTTCTGGGTACTGTTAAACCTGACTTATCGACTGGCCATTCAGTACTACATAATCCAGGTATTCCAACTACTAACTCAACTTCAGCGAATACACTCCTATATATATATGCTCTGATTTACCCAATGCCGGAGAACCCTGCCTGCCGCCAGTCTGGTGAAACCGTTATTGTCATTACGCCATCTGTAGCCGTTTCGGCGACTCCGGCGCAACTAACCTGCACCGAAAAGAGTGTAGCGTTAACGGGGAGAGCATTCTATGCCGATGGTGCTTCCGTGCCAAATGCTGACTATAGCTGGACTGGACCCAATAGATTTGCCAGTTCGCTGCAAAATCCTACAGTGTCGTCCGCCGGGACATACACCCTTACGGGTAGAGATACGAATTGTTCGTCTAACTATATGACAACAACGGTTGTTATTGCGGCCGATACAATTCCTCCTTCGTTAACAGCATGGGGCGCAGCTCAAGCCTGTGCAAATTGTTCCGCTACGCTTTTAGCCGAGACCGAGGGAGTTTCCTTGCAATGGACTGGCCCTAACGGATTTACCAGCACCGAAGCGAGTCCCGTTGTCACGATTCCCGGAAGTTACACTGTTACGGCAACAGAGAGAAATGGATGCTCACGTTCTCAAACCGTTGAATTTCTGCCACTTGATAATCAGGAGCCTTGTAAGGATATACGGTGCTTGCCATTGACAATCAAGCGGATACGATGA
- a CDS encoding LytR/AlgR family response regulator transcription factor: MKARKYIIIDDVEADIADLKDKLLKFPLLEFTKVCTTLEEAVDVLAKESIDLIFLDTSLGGDNGLVLLKSGINLPPVIVTSSRPEEALECYNIGTPSDFLLKPFSYERLLRAMSRAFRQRFASNSFANLDSIFLKTGRKIQRFNYQAIDYIESYGIYSKIHMYDGYQIVNERVASLAKLMPTHFFMRVHKSFIINTSKITSFDRSALSIGATKIPIGVSYRHKLEGLLNLLEVTDSKYIDE; the protein is encoded by the coding sequence ATGAAAGCAAGAAAGTACATTATCATTGATGACGTAGAGGCTGACATTGCTGACCTAAAAGACAAATTGCTAAAATTTCCGCTGTTAGAATTTACAAAGGTTTGTACTACACTGGAAGAGGCTGTTGATGTTCTGGCCAAAGAAAGTATCGATCTGATATTTTTAGATACGAGCTTAGGGGGTGACAATGGATTGGTACTACTTAAAAGTGGGATAAATTTGCCGCCAGTAATTGTGACTAGCAGTCGACCTGAAGAGGCTCTGGAATGTTATAATATTGGCACTCCTTCTGATTTCCTTTTAAAGCCATTTAGTTATGAACGGCTATTGAGAGCGATGAGTCGAGCGTTTAGGCAGCGATTTGCGTCAAATAGCTTTGCTAACCTAGACTCCATCTTCCTAAAAACGGGCCGTAAAATCCAGCGGTTCAACTATCAGGCCATTGATTACATCGAATCGTATGGAATCTATTCTAAAATTCATATGTATGATGGGTATCAGATTGTAAATGAGCGTGTTGCTTCACTAGCCAAACTTATGCCCACTCATTTTTTTATGCGGGTGCATAAGTCATTTATTATCAATACCAGCAAAATCACCAGTTTTGATCGTTCTGCTTTGTCCATTGGCGCAACAAAAATACCAATTGGGGTCTCTTACCGGCACAAACTAGAAGGGTTATTAAATCTTTTGGAGGTAACGGATAGTAAATATATTGATGAATAA
- a CDS encoding CRTAC1 family protein has protein sequence MRHPFFTLLFALLTVGIGQRAYGQISFTNANDKLSNRPFVGFLSKAVVDVNGDGLDDIIRVNSKTNELSILYPSPQGDFSSTLISKLKVQAISTTVGDVNKDGRNDILTGGFYDGITVLYNQGNSFSSDTLKSPTVWMQAANLVDINNDGWLDYFACHDKGLNQIWKNDRTGKFSPVTNWIDMRSVPTSDNSGNYGSVWSDIDNDGDLDLYLAKCSMLAMGPANAGDPRRINQLFINHTYDRISNLTINNSAKFSLDPTGWFTEEAAAHNVKISGQSWTADFADIDNDGDQDLLVTNHELPTMLLENDGTGHFTDITTQSGITGVVDPLQGIMRDFDNDGYVDVVLSGDMVGQVWRNNGDKTFTLQTNALGTIKTTSFAVGDLNHDGFLDVYTSHYPRADAEDDLWLNQPNGNHYVGITLQGIQSNTNGVGAKIVVYRSDGVRLVREVRAGESYGITNSYTQLIGLGPSASINRIEVQWPSGQRSLLQQPVADQYMVITEPICSLSRCIPLQVTLVR, from the coding sequence ATGAGACATCCATTTTTTACATTGTTGTTTGCTTTGCTGACAGTTGGTATTGGTCAACGTGCCTATGGGCAAATAAGCTTCACCAATGCCAACGATAAGCTATCGAACCGCCCGTTCGTCGGCTTTCTGTCGAAGGCGGTGGTGGATGTCAATGGCGATGGACTGGATGATATAATTCGGGTTAATTCCAAAACCAACGAACTATCCATTCTCTATCCATCTCCGCAGGGAGATTTCAGTAGCACGTTGATCAGTAAATTGAAAGTACAGGCTATTTCGACTACCGTTGGTGATGTCAACAAGGATGGCCGAAACGATATCCTGACTGGCGGTTTCTACGATGGCATTACGGTTCTCTACAATCAGGGGAATAGTTTTTCGTCTGATACCCTCAAAAGCCCCACCGTTTGGATGCAGGCTGCCAATCTGGTTGACATTAATAATGACGGTTGGCTGGATTACTTCGCCTGCCACGATAAAGGATTGAACCAGATATGGAAGAACGATCGTACCGGAAAATTCAGTCCCGTAACAAACTGGATCGATATGCGCTCGGTACCCACGTCCGATAATTCGGGCAACTATGGCTCGGTTTGGTCGGATATTGACAACGATGGCGATCTGGACCTGTACCTGGCCAAATGCTCGATGCTGGCGATGGGGCCAGCAAATGCGGGTGATCCCCGTCGAATTAATCAGTTGTTCATTAATCATACCTACGATCGAATTAGTAACCTAACTATCAATAATAGTGCCAAATTTAGTCTGGACCCGACAGGCTGGTTTACCGAGGAAGCCGCTGCCCATAACGTAAAAATCAGCGGGCAGTCATGGACGGCGGATTTTGCCGACATCGATAACGATGGCGATCAGGATTTGTTGGTGACCAACCACGAATTGCCAACCATGCTCCTGGAGAATGATGGTACTGGGCATTTCACTGACATTACTACCCAAAGTGGCATTACTGGCGTGGTAGACCCGTTACAGGGCATCATGCGCGATTTTGATAATGACGGCTATGTTGATGTGGTGTTGTCGGGCGATATGGTGGGTCAGGTATGGCGTAATAATGGCGATAAGACCTTTACACTCCAGACCAATGCGTTGGGAACCATCAAGACAACCTCCTTCGCAGTAGGCGATCTGAATCACGATGGTTTTCTGGATGTATACACCAGCCATTACCCAAGGGCCGATGCCGAAGATGATCTTTGGTTGAACCAACCCAACGGCAACCACTATGTAGGTATCACCCTACAGGGGATTCAATCGAATACCAATGGAGTAGGGGCCAAGATCGTTGTGTACCGCTCCGATGGCGTCCGGCTGGTTCGGGAAGTGCGGGCTGGCGAAAGCTATGGCATCACCAACAGTTATACGCAACTGATCGGTTTAGGGCCATCGGCGAGCATCAACCGGATTGAGGTGCAATGGCCCTCAGGCCAGCGGAGTCTGCTACAGCAACCAGTGGCTGATCAATATATGGTGATTACCGAGCCAATCTGTTCGCTCAGCCGCTGCATCCCCTTGCAGGTCACCTTAGTCCGATAA